The Dehalococcoidales bacterium genome includes the window CAACATGGCGGTGGATTTCAAGCTGGTCCGGGCGGAGGACGTCCTGGGGCTCATCAGGGACAAACCGACCCGCCTGGAGCTTATCCTGACCGGCCGCAACGCCGATAGCCGCATTATCGAAGCCGCCGACCTCGTGACGGAGATGGTTAAAATCAAGCACCCCTATGACCGTGGTATCAAAGCCAGGAAAGGAATCGAGTATTAATCATGCCTGATAGACCCAAGCTGCTGCTGGCGACCAATAATACGGGCAAACTACGCGAGTACCGGAGCCTGCTCCAGGGCATCCCTTTCGATATGGTTACCCTGGCCGATGAAGGCATTACCGCGGAGGTGGCGGAAATCGGCCAGAGCTTTGAGGAAAACGCCACCCTGAAAGCCACCACCCTGGCCGCGCTTAGCGGTCTGCTCTCCCTGGCCGACGATTCGGGACTGGAGGTGGACGCCCTCGGCGGCGAGCCGGGTGCCCGCTCCCACCGCTTTGCCGGGGAAAACGCCACCGATGCCGATAGAATAAATCATCTGCTGGAGAAGCTGAAAGACGCGCCCGACCAGATAAGGACGGCGCAGTTCCGCTGCGTTATCGCCATCGCCGAGCCTAACGGCCGGGTGGAGCTTTGTTCCGGCATCTGCCGGGGGGTTATCATCAAGGAGCCGCGGGGAACCAACGGCTTCGGGTACGACCCCGTTTTTCTCATCCCGGAATTAAACAAGACGATGGCGGAGCTGACCATGGAAGAAAAAAACCTCATCAGTCACCGGTCGCGGGCGGCGGAGCAGGCACTGGCCAAGCTGATGGAGTGGTAGGGAAAAGGGGCGGCGCGGGCGTAAACAGCCCGCGCCGGTTTAATCGGGATTATCGCTGTTTTACTTTTACCTGCCTGACCGGCAGGGCTTCAATATAGCCGCGGTAGCCCAGTGGCTCAAGCTGGAGTCGCGGGCCGTCTTCATCCGCCCAGGCAAAGCCGTACAGTTCCGGATTATAGGTTTCCAACATATCCCACATAGCCATGATGTGTTTGACGGATTCGGCGTCATCGAAGGGCTGGCTCTGGAAGACCATCATCTTGCACGGCTTGAGGTCGATAATTTCATAGCCGTCCGGCACCGGGCCGGCATAATCCGCCGGCATTTCCACCCCCTGCGCGTATTCCGATGTTCCCGGTTTTTGTAAGCTCTCAGGCAGCCACATCCCGCAAGGCTCATAAAGGGCATCTTTCACAGCCTTAAGGTCGCTAAGAAAATCGCAGTTTACTTCCTGGCAATACTCAAAGTAGTGGGTAGCCTTGATGCCCCTTTTCAGAATCAGCTTCCGTGCCGGGCGGTCCGCAACCTGTATGAAATAAGTATTGGGTTTTGATTTTTTATCCACTTATTTGCCTCCTTTTTGCGGGCAAAGGTAGTAATAGGGATGTTGGCGGGGGTATCAAGCGAAGTCGAACCGGCCGCGTTCCGTGAAATGGAATTTATCGTCCGGCACATGGTAAGAAACACTACTGCAGAAGAAGGAGCCGGACGGCGTTTTGTCCTTGAGCTTTTCCATCAGCTCCCGGGTGTAGTCTCTCGTAATATATTCCGCAATGGTCATGTGCGGGGAAAACGGGTATTTCCGCAGTAAAGCGCCTTTAAAAGCCGCGGCTTTTTCCAGCGCGGCGCGCAGGTTATCCAGCGCGGCAAACGGCTCTATCGCCAGGCAGACGCCGGGGGCGGGCAGATAGTTTATCAGCGGCCCGTACTTTACGGTAAAAGGCTCGATGCCGGCGGCTATCGACTTCATTTCATACCAGTTATCATCGCTTAGGGGGCGGGGAAAAGGAACGGTAAGGCTGATATGGGTGCCGCAGATGGCCTGCGCTTTGGGGTCATACCTCCGGCGGAGCATTTCCATCCCCAGCAGCGGCGGGTCCGGTGGAATAATCAGCATGGCGCCGTACCGGTACTCCTTTTGCCAGTTTTCCCAGCGGCTGGTGTCCGCCGCGTATTTGGTCAGCATATTACGCTCCTCTCCAATCCGGTTTTCGTTTATATTTATTGTACCACCCGGACGCAACTGGGGCGGCGATGCTGCCCCTTACAAAATTGCTTGCAGACCGCCGTATAGCACGTCCCGGATTGTTTCTTCTCCGTCCGTGATATTTGAGATGATGTTTATTTGCAAGTCTTTTTCCGGGATATAGCGCGAATCGAACCCCACCCCCGCGTCCCCACCCACGATAAAATACATATCCATGCCGCTGTATCTGGAAATATATATCCCGCAGCCGTATGCCACCGGCGCGTCCACGGTGATATGGGGCGTCAGGAAGGCTTTGGTGAGATTTTTGGATAGGATTTTATTACCGAACAGCGCTTTCCAGAGCTTTAGAAGGTCGGGGGCGGTGGTGAAAGCGCCGCCGTCGGACGCGCCCCGGATGGGGAGGCTGTAAATATTGGTTTCACCGGTTCCGCCGTTTTTCTTGTATCCGTAGGCCGTGTTCTCCGGCAGCCGGTTGAAGGCGTAATACCCGGAATCATTCATGCCCGCCGGGGCAAACACGCTCTCGCGGATGAAGTCCCGGTAAAGCCGCCCGGTGATATGCTCGATAATCACGCCCAGCAGGATAAAACCGCCGTTGGAATAGGAAAATCTCTCGCCCGGGCTGTATTTCGGGCGCTTACCGGCGAACAGCGGCAGGTAGTCGGTCGGCGTTTCCAGCTTGTACCACGGTATATCCACGAAGAAATTCTCGGAGTCGATGTCCCAATCTTCGTCATAGTAGTCGTAAATGCCGGAGGAATGTGTCAGCAGCTGGGCGACAGTCGCTTTAGAGTCTATATAGCTGAAGTCTTTCTGGAAAATGTCCCGCACCGTGCTTTCCAGTGATAGTTTCCCCGCGTCTATCAGCGCGCCGATACCTAAAGCGGTGAACAACTTGGTGCCTGAGGCAATCGCGAATCTGGTAGTTACGGTGTTTTTCCTTTTATTTGCCCTATCCGCATCCCCGAAGGCCTCCCGGTAAAGCGCTTTTCCGCCCCGGTGGATAGCCGCTACCCCGGAAAAGGATGTTGCCGCGGCTTTATCCCTGATTTGCTGAATGAGTGTGTTCATTTGATACTGCCTTTATGATGGCATGCCGCCACATTCTACCCCCTTTCTCTTTTCTATTCAATCCTTACTACTTCCTTGCTACTTGTAACTTGTTACTTGCTGCTTTTCTCCCTCCCCTGTAATCCTCTTCCCCTTTACTGTATAATACTAGCTAGAGGCAAAAATATGACCGGAATATCGGATTCTTTCCAGCGCCCCATCAACTACCTGCGCATCTCCGTAACGGACCGCTGTAACCTCCGTTGCGTTTACTGCATGCCGCAGGAAGGCATCAGCCTGATGTCCCACTATGACATCCTGAGCTACGAGGAAATCTACACCCTGGTCAAAGTTGCCGCGGAGCTGGGCATCAATAAAATCAGGCTCACCGGCGGGGAGCCGCTGGTCAGGGCGGGCGTATCGGACCTGGTGCGGCTCATCGCGGAGATAGAGACCATCGATGATATTTCCCTCACCACCAACGGCATTCTGCTGGCGCGCTACGCCGCCGACCTTAAGGACGCCGGACTGGTGCGGGTCAACGTCAGCCTGGATACCCTCCAGCCGGAAAGGTTCCGCCGGATTACCCGCTGCGGCGACCTCAAGGACACCCTGAACGGCATCGAAGCCGCCCGCGAGGCCGGCCTTACCCCGGTGAAAATCAACATGGTGGTCATGGCCGGCGTCAACGATGATGAGATTCCCGATTTCGCCCTGAAGTCCGTTAATGACGGCTGGCACGTCCGCTTTATCGAGCAGATGCCGGTCAACTCTGAAGCGACGGCCTCCCCCGGGTTCTTTTCCGTCAGCGATATGCGCAAGCGCATCGAGCCGCTGGGCAAACTGGAACCCTGGAAGGTGGAGGTGGGCAACGGTCCCGCCAGGTACTTCCGCCTGCCCGGCGCCAACGGCACCATCGGCTTTATCACGCCCGTTACCGAGCATTTCTGCTACCAGTGCAACCGCCTCCGCCTGACCGCCGACGGCAAGCTGCGCCTTTGCCTGCTCAACGAGGATGAAATCGACCTCAAGGACCCTTTGCGCAGCGGCGCCTCCGTCGCCGAGCTGAAAGCATTGATGGAAAACGCCATCGCCAGGAAACCGCAGGGCCATCACCTCGCCGAGGGCGTCACCCACAAAGGCCGCCCCTTCTCCCAGGTGGGGGGATAATAGGGGTCAAGGGTCTGGTAAAATAAAAAAAACGGTGCTATGATAAGCCCGAGAGGCTCTGATGCAGGTAAACTGGAAAGACTATATCGTCAGCACGCCGGGGGTTTTACACGGCAAACCCCGCCTTAAAGGGACCAGGATTCCCGTGAGCCTGGTGTTGGGCTATCTGGCGGCAGGCAAAAGCGCCCGGATAAAAAAGGAGTTACCGGACCTTACCGGGGAACAGGTAGCCGCCTGCCTGGATTACGCCCGTGAGCTGGCCGAGTTCGAGGTTATCACTGCGTGAGCTTAAGGTTCTTCGCAGACCATTGTATTCCCGAATCGGTAGTTCAGTCGCTTCGAAGCGCCGGCCATGAAGTGTTAAGGCTTAAAGAGTACCTTCCGGCGGATTCAATAGATGCCGGCGTTATCGCTAAAGCCCGGGAGTTGGATGCGATTTTACTCTCCTTGAATGGAGACTTCGCCGATATTGTGAATTTTCCGCCGGCGGAATACAAAGGAATAATCACTCTTCAAGTGGAAAACCACCCGGAAATCCTGCCGGGGCTTTTAGCCACGCTAACTAAATATCTATCAGACCATGATAATATGGACCATTATACCGGCAAGCTGTTGATTGCCGAGGTTCATAGAATCAGGAGAAGATAATGGCCCGTAAAAAACTGACCCACCTTGATGACGCCGGCCGACCGCGCATGGTGGACGTGACCACCAAGGCGGAGACCGCCCGTGTCGCCATCGCTAAAGGGCTGGTGCGTATGCGGCCTGCCACTTTTAAACTCATTATGAGCGGCGGCATGGCTAAAGGGGACGTGCTTACCACCGCCCAGTTGGCGGGCATCATGGCCGCCAAGAAAACGCCGGACCTTATTCCCCTCTGCCACCCCATACTCATCGGCAGCGTGACGGTGGACTTTACGCCGGATGAAGCGGATAGCACCATCGGCATTGCCGCTACCGTGCAGAGCACCGGGCAGACCGGGGTGGAGATGGAAGCGCTTACCGCCGTCTCCGTTGCCGCCCTGACCATTTATGATATGTGCAAGGCCGTTGACCGGGGCATGAAAATAGAGAATATCCGCCTGGTGAAAAAAAGCG containing:
- a CDS encoding XTP/dITP diphosphatase; this translates as MPDRPKLLLATNNTGKLREYRSLLQGIPFDMVTLADEGITAEVAEIGQSFEENATLKATTLAALSGLLSLADDSGLEVDALGGEPGARSHRFAGENATDADRINHLLEKLKDAPDQIRTAQFRCVIAIAEPNGRVELCSGICRGVIIKEPRGTNGFGYDPVFLIPELNKTMAELTMEEKNLISHRSRAAEQALAKLMEW
- a CDS encoding DUF433 domain-containing protein, with the translated sequence MQVNWKDYIVSTPGVLHGKPRLKGTRIPVSLVLGYLAAGKSARIKKELPDLTGEQVAACLDYARELAEFEVITA
- the moaC gene encoding cyclic pyranopterin monophosphate synthase MoaC, producing the protein MARKKLTHLDDAGRPRMVDVTTKAETARVAIAKGLVRMRPATFKLIMSGGMAKGDVLTTAQLAGIMAAKKTPDLIPLCHPILIGSVTVDFTPDEADSTIGIAATVQSTGQTGVEMEALTAVSVAALTIYDMCKAVDRGMKIENIRLVKKSGGKSGAIELE
- a CDS encoding DUF5615 family PIN-like protein, with protein sequence MSLRFFADHCIPESVVQSLRSAGHEVLRLKEYLPADSIDAGVIAKARELDAILLSLNGDFADIVNFPPAEYKGIITLQVENHPEILPGLLATLTKYLSDHDNMDHYTGKLLIAEVHRIRRR
- the moaA gene encoding GTP 3',8-cyclase MoaA, with protein sequence MTGISDSFQRPINYLRISVTDRCNLRCVYCMPQEGISLMSHYDILSYEEIYTLVKVAAELGINKIRLTGGEPLVRAGVSDLVRLIAEIETIDDISLTTNGILLARYAADLKDAGLVRVNVSLDTLQPERFRRITRCGDLKDTLNGIEAAREAGLTPVKINMVVMAGVNDDEIPDFALKSVNDGWHVRFIEQMPVNSEATASPGFFSVSDMRKRIEPLGKLEPWKVEVGNGPARYFRLPGANGTIGFITPVTEHFCYQCNRLRLTADGKLRLCLLNEDEIDLKDPLRSGASVAELKALMENAIARKPQGHHLAEGVTHKGRPFSQVGG
- a CDS encoding serine hydrolase domain-containing protein, yielding MNTLIQQIRDKAAATSFSGVAAIHRGGKALYREAFGDADRANKRKNTVTTRFAIASGTKLFTALGIGALIDAGKLSLESTVRDIFQKDFSYIDSKATVAQLLTHSSGIYDYYDEDWDIDSENFFVDIPWYKLETPTDYLPLFAGKRPKYSPGERFSYSNGGFILLGVIIEHITGRLYRDFIRESVFAPAGMNDSGYYAFNRLPENTAYGYKKNGGTGETNIYSLPIRGASDGGAFTTAPDLLKLWKALFGNKILSKNLTKAFLTPHITVDAPVAYGCGIYISRYSGMDMYFIVGGDAGVGFDSRYIPEKDLQINIISNITDGEETIRDVLYGGLQAIL
- a CDS encoding 2'-5' RNA ligase family protein, which produces MLTKYAADTSRWENWQKEYRYGAMLIIPPDPPLLGMEMLRRRYDPKAQAICGTHISLTVPFPRPLSDDNWYEMKSIAAGIEPFTVKYGPLINYLPAPGVCLAIEPFAALDNLRAALEKAAAFKGALLRKYPFSPHMTIAEYITRDYTRELMEKLKDKTPSGSFFCSSVSYHVPDDKFHFTERGRFDFA